A stretch of DNA from Cottoperca gobio chromosome 18, fCotGob3.1, whole genome shotgun sequence:
tgtttgttttcctctaacCACCAGTTTTATTTTGGCTGTAGACACAGCCTGTGTTAactaatatattaaatatatgttttttaagtGACAAGAGGATCTTGTAGGTTACTGGAAAACCAATTTGTAAAATCAGAAAGCTGCTCCTAGTAAATTTTTATCTTGTATTTCTTTCCTGCAGACCTCCAGCCACCAGAGTCAACGACAAAGTTATGATCCCCCAAGATGAATACCCTGAAATCAACTTTGTTGGTCTACTAATCGGGCCACGGTAAGTTAGGCTCAATATTACTATCATATTGCATTTTTTACATACATCTATAAGCAAGTAAGTTAACAGCCTGTTCAGTTGAAATTGACCTTAGCTTCtcccttttttctgttttaccaGTGGTAATACATTGAAGAACATTGAGAAGGAGTGCTGCGCCAAGATCATGATCCGAGGTAAAGGCTCTGTGAAGGAGGGGAAAGTGGGCCGAAAGGATGGACAGATGCTGCCAGGGGAAGATGAGCCTCTGCATGCCCTGGTCACCGCCAACACAATGGAGAACGTCAAGAAAGCTGTAGAGCAGGTTAGATCAACTCAGCTGTTCTCATGATCTTTTCTCAGAGTGACCTTTATTGCTATAAGTGTTCAATATGCCTATGGGACTGTACATTATTACCAGTACATGAATGctggaaaaaaatatttgtccACAGATACGCAACATTCTGAAGCAAGGCATTGAGACGCCCGAGGATCAGAATGACCTGCGAAAGATGCAGCTGAGGGAGCTGGCCAGACTTAATGGCACACTGAGGGAAGACGACAACAGGTCAGTGTAACATGTGTGACTGTGGTGGAGCTTTATGCACAGTTCAATGTTGGGAGATTATTGGTGATGAATGTATGAGAAAGGAAATTTCAGGGGAAAGTATTATTCTGAGTTTACCAGAACACCACTGAAGACAGTATGTGCCCGTTTGTCTTTGTAGGATCCTTCGCCCCTGGCAGAACTCTGAGCCACGCAGCATCACCAACACCACCCTCTGTACCAAGTGTGGTGGAGCAGGCCACATCTCCTCTGACTGCAAGTACACCAGGTGATGATCAGTTTATCCATTCTCAAAATTTAAACTGAAAGTCCAATTTGTTTGTTTAGTGTTGTGAGTCTTTTTGTAACAATGTTTGCTGCTTTGCTTTGTGTAGCTCATTCGCTGCTCACAGAGCGACGGGTGGCGAGCCCCCTCAGTCAGCCCAGGACAAGGCTCGTATGGACAAGGAGTATCTTTCCCTGATGGCTGAGCTAGGGGAGGCTCCGGTCCCCACATCTGGTGGAGGACACTCCAACAACCACGGAGGAGGGCCTCGGTCCTCATCACAAAACAATAACCAGCCACCACCGGTTAGTTGGATACACGCATGATTTCATTCCATTTTCCcgtttgtgcagaaatgtgtgttaaactggtgacttgtttgtgtgcagcagaACCGGCCTCCTTGGATGAACTCTGGTCAGAATGATAACAGGAGCTACCATGGCATGCATGGAGGTCATGGAAGTCATGGAGGCCATGGAGGAGGTCATGGTGGCCATGGAGGAGGCCATGGAGGACCCCACAACTTCCCTCCCCCGATGCCCAGCATGGGAGGTCCCCCTATGCCCCCCAACCCCAATGGCCTGCCTCCCCCCTGGATGCAGCCTCCTCCGCCTCCCATGGGCCAGGGTCCAGGACCTCACGGACACCCCATGGGTAAGAGCTGAGACTTATGGGTTcaggttttttcttcttttctttttttactcgtTAAAAGTCCCATTTGGATTGGATTCATTTAACTGGGAGAGTTAAAATCATCACACCTCCTCTAGAGAAATAAATCCAGTCCAAATGGAGCTTCAGAGAGCTGACAGATACTGGAAAACAATATTGAGTGTAAGAAAGGAAATAGGTTTTACTCCAGTAGGTTATGTTATTGACACATCATCATCCCATCAACCTCTGGAATAATCTAGATCTTGGATCTCAAACTAGAACTTGTGCAGCCACTAGTTTTTAATTACATGCTCATTTAATAACAAGCTCCTCACTGTCATTATGAATGATAACCAAATTGAAATCTGCAACAGAACACGAACAGAACAGTTCACGTGTTGTGTAACAATGAGATTAAACTGTGGCACCAAAAGTTAGGacgaaaatgaaaatgtttgaattttGGTTTCCTTGTAGGTCTGCTGCCACCTCCAATGGGCATGAtgccacctccacctcctcccccaAGCAACCAGCCGCCTCCTCCCCCCGCTGGACCTCTGCCACCATGGCAACAACAAGCTCCACCTCCCCCTCCAACGAGCAGCATGGCAACCAGTACACCGCTACCCTGGCAACAGAGTAAGATCACACAAAAAATTGTATTTGAGACCATTCTGTTGTTCTTTACTGAATATACAAACGGCTCTATGAAGAAGACAGTCGgctcatgttttacttttacttgcaCTGTATTGTGGGATACCAAGTCCACTAAATAGGCAATGATCATTTAACTTAACATTGTGGCAACCCTACAAAATGCCTGATGCAAAATTTCACAATGTAGTACAGATCTCTTCTTCTGTATGAAGTGTTGCCCATAGTAGTGGGCCCCGACAATTTGAGTGACCTAAATACCAAACAGTGTTTTAGTCTGGAGAATAATAGGCTATTACTTGTGCTACTGTCCCAATTAACCGCATCTTGGTCATCACAAAAGCTAGATTCAGCTGATTCAGAGAGCTGGCTCTCCTGTATGTGGTAATGGTAACAATAAATCCTCACTTATGTGTTTTTGCACACATTAAAACTCACTTAATCCTCTCCTTAAATTGGATGACATCAGCACATTTACATGGTTGTCCAGTAATGAAGTTACATATGGCTATGTAGGCAAATTGATGTTAGGACAAGCATTTTGAAATACATCACATTGACATACAATCACTGTTTCTGTTGAAACATGAATGTGCCATGTTTGCAGACGTGAGTGTCTGTTAGCTTATAACTCATGGAGCCACATATCACAATAGTGATTTATCAATGTCCGCAGTGGAAAACGAAATAGAGAAAAGGCCCTTGTACCAAAATTGAGTCGGGCCATGCGGTGGAAATGAGGCATTTCTTGTAGTGTGAGGTGACTGTGAAAGTTTTGATGATGGTAAAGAGTTAACCTCCAGCTGCCCCCCCTGCAGATACCACCACAACGTCCAGCCCTGGCAGCGGCACCCTGCCTCCATGGCAGCAGCCCCAGCAGCCTGCGACCTCTGGAGCCCAGCCCCCACCACCCCTGGGTACCCCATCCATGGTGCCGCCTCCCCCTGGCGTCCAGCCCCCGTTGCCTCCAGgagcccctcctcctccccctccaccacctccaggCTCAACTGGCATGATGTAtgcccccccacctccccccccaCCCATGGACCCTTCCAACTTTGTCACCATGATGGGGATGGGGGTACCGGGGATGCCCCCCTTCGGCATGCCTCCagcccctccacctcctccacctcagaATTAACCCTGCCACAGAAGAATCGTCCTCCCACAAGAGTTTCCACCCTTCAGCACATTGTGGATGTGTGCTCACAGAAAAAGTATAACCagtgctttattttttattgatccTGGATATTGTGATGGCATTTCTGAAACAATGAAAGGTTGTGTTAGTTAAATTTGTAAAGTTGCGTAACTTTAGTAAATGAGTTATTTTTCCCGTTTTTAAAGTTTGTGTTAACAGAAAGCTCCTTGTGTGCATACAAACATTTTTGCTCTCGGGCACATTCTGCATTGCTCCCGTAGTTTGTCACATTTCTTGTATACCAAATAAACTGCTCAAATAGCCGGCCAGAAGATTAATATTTGCTCAACAGTCTCATCGCTTCAAATGTTCAATTCAGACCATAACACTGCTCTATTATTGGATTTAATATATTGAAGTTCAACTTGCATGATCCATTGTAAACACCTCACTCACAAATTTATACTGTTATGTTCCCTATGTTGGCTTTGAGTTGAAATAAGattaatatttttgtaataaCGAGATGTGAAGTGTATCTTAGTTCTGTCAGAAAACCTTTTTGTAGTAACTGTCTCAGATTGTTTTCCAGAAATTCCCAgggttttaattgtttttcttttgttacttGCCTGCGTCTCAGTTGTGACATTAAGTTTGAAAATGGGGACTTGATGCTGCGATCTTCCAGCTTCTGACCCCCTGCACTACTTGAATGCTAAAAATCTGATATA
This window harbors:
- the sf1 gene encoding splicing factor 1 isoform X1, which produces MATGANATPLGKLHPSIGAKRGFDAGPGAGNGLMPTPGPPAAFPSIQAFQPAMPSASFPQPHQFNPGTNFSTPAQQQPATGGGLAKPVDFSQKKSRKKSRWSSETPDQKTVIPGMPTVIPPGLTRDQERAYIVQLQIEDQTRKLRTGDLGIPVNPEDRSPSPEPIYNSEGKRLNTREYRTRKKIEEERHSLITEMVGLNPDFKPPADYKPPATRVNDKVMIPQDEYPEINFVGLLIGPRGNTLKNIEKECCAKIMIRGKGSVKEGKVGRKDGQMLPGEDEPLHALVTANTMENVKKAVEQIRNILKQGIETPEDQNDLRKMQLRELARLNGTLREDDNRILRPWQNSEPRSITNTTLCTKCGGAGHISSDCKYTSSFAAHRATGGEPPQSAQDKARMDKEYLSLMAELGEAPVPTSGGGHSNNHGGGPRSSSQNNNQPPPQNRPPWMNSGQNDNRSYHGMHGGHGSHGGHGGGHGGHGGGHGGPHNFPPPMPSMGGPPMPPNPNGLPPPWMQPPPPPMGQGPGPHGHPMGLLPPPMGMMPPPPPPPSNQPPPPPAGPLPPWQQQAPPPPPTSSMATSTPLPWQQNTTTTSSPGSGTLPPWQQPQQPATSGAQPPPPLGTPSMVPPPPGVQPPLPPGAPPPPPPPPPGSTGMMYAPPPPPPPMDPSNFVTMMGMGVPGMPPFGMPPAPPPPPPQN
- the sf1 gene encoding splicing factor 1 isoform X3, with product MATGANATPLGKLHPSIGAKRGFDAGPGAGNGLMPTPGPPAAFPSIQAFQPAMPSASFPQPHQFNPGTNFSTPAQQQPATGGGLAKPVDFSQKKSRKKSRWSSETPDQKTVIPGMPTVIPPGLTRDQERAYIVQLQIEDQTRKLRTGDLGIPVNPEDRSPSPEPIYNSEGKRLNTREYRTRKKIEEERHSLITEMVGLNPDFKPPADYKPPATRVNDKVMIPQDEYPEINFVGLLIGPRGNTLKNIEKECCAKIMIRGKGSVKEGKVGRKDGQMLPGEDEPLHALVTANTMENVKKAVEQIRNILKQGIETPEDQNDLRKMQLRELARLNGTLREDDNRILRPWQNSEPRSITNTTLCTKCGGAGHISSDCKYTSSFAAHRATGGEPPQSAQDKARMDKEYLSLMAELGEAPVPTSGGGHSNNHGGGPRSSSQNNNQPPPNRPPWMNSGQNDNRSYHGMHGGHGSHGGHGGGHGGHGGGHGGPHNFPPPMPSMGGPPMPPNPNGLPPPWMQPPPPPMGQGPGPHGHPMGLLPPPMGMMPPPPPPPSNQPPPPPAGPLPPWQQQAPPPPPTSSMATSTPLPWQQNTTTTSSPGSGTLPPWQQPQQPATSGAQPPPPLGTPSMVPPPPGVQPPLPPGAPPPPPPPPPGSTGMMYAPPPPPPPMDPSNFVTMMGMGVPGMPPFGMPPAPPPPPPQN
- the sf1 gene encoding splicing factor 1 isoform X4 — protein: MATGANATPLGKLHPSIGAKRGFDAGPGAGNGLMPTPGPPAAFPSIQAFQPAMPSASFPQPHQFNPGTNFSTPAQQQPATGGGLAKPDFSQKKSRKKSRWSSETPDQKTVIPGMPTVIPPGLTRDQERAYIVQLQIEDQTRKLRTGDLGIPVNPEDRSPSPEPIYNSEGKRLNTREYRTRKKIEEERHSLITEMVGLNPDFKPPADYKPPATRVNDKVMIPQDEYPEINFVGLLIGPRGNTLKNIEKECCAKIMIRGKGSVKEGKVGRKDGQMLPGEDEPLHALVTANTMENVKKAVEQIRNILKQGIETPEDQNDLRKMQLRELARLNGTLREDDNRILRPWQNSEPRSITNTTLCTKCGGAGHISSDCKYTSSFAAHRATGGEPPQSAQDKARMDKEYLSLMAELGEAPVPTSGGGHSNNHGGGPRSSSQNNNQPPPNRPPWMNSGQNDNRSYHGMHGGHGSHGGHGGGHGGHGGGHGGPHNFPPPMPSMGGPPMPPNPNGLPPPWMQPPPPPMGQGPGPHGHPMGLLPPPMGMMPPPPPPPSNQPPPPPAGPLPPWQQQAPPPPPTSSMATSTPLPWQQNTTTTSSPGSGTLPPWQQPQQPATSGAQPPPPLGTPSMVPPPPGVQPPLPPGAPPPPPPPPPGSTGMMYAPPPPPPPMDPSNFVTMMGMGVPGMPPFGMPPAPPPPPPQN
- the sf1 gene encoding splicing factor 1 isoform X5, which produces MVGLNPDFKPPADYKPPATRVNDKVMIPQDEYPEINFVGLLIGPRGNTLKNIEKECCAKIMIRGKGSVKEGKVGRKDGQMLPGEDEPLHALVTANTMENVKKAVEQIRNILKQGIETPEDQNDLRKMQLRELARLNGTLREDDNRILRPWQNSEPRSITNTTLCTKCGGAGHISSDCKYTSSFAAHRATGGEPPQSAQDKARMDKEYLSLMAELGEAPVPTSGGGHSNNHGGGPRSSSQNNNQPPPQNRPPWMNSGQNDNRSYHGMHGGHGSHGGHGGGHGGHGGGHGGPHNFPPPMPSMGGPPMPPNPNGLPPPWMQPPPPPMGQGPGPHGHPMGLLPPPMGMMPPPPPPPSNQPPPPPAGPLPPWQQQAPPPPPTSSMATSTPLPWQQNTTTTSSPGSGTLPPWQQPQQPATSGAQPPPPLGTPSMVPPPPGVQPPLPPGAPPPPPPPPPGSTGMMYAPPPPPPPMDPSNFVTMMGMGVPGMPPFGMPPAPPPPPPQN
- the sf1 gene encoding splicing factor 1 isoform X2 — translated: MATGANATPLGKLHPSIGAKRGFDAGPGAGNGLMPTPGPPAAFPSIQAFQPAMPSASFPQPHQFNPGTNFSTPAQQQPATGGGLAKPDFSQKKSRKKSRWSSETPDQKTVIPGMPTVIPPGLTRDQERAYIVQLQIEDQTRKLRTGDLGIPVNPEDRSPSPEPIYNSEGKRLNTREYRTRKKIEEERHSLITEMVGLNPDFKPPADYKPPATRVNDKVMIPQDEYPEINFVGLLIGPRGNTLKNIEKECCAKIMIRGKGSVKEGKVGRKDGQMLPGEDEPLHALVTANTMENVKKAVEQIRNILKQGIETPEDQNDLRKMQLRELARLNGTLREDDNRILRPWQNSEPRSITNTTLCTKCGGAGHISSDCKYTSSFAAHRATGGEPPQSAQDKARMDKEYLSLMAELGEAPVPTSGGGHSNNHGGGPRSSSQNNNQPPPQNRPPWMNSGQNDNRSYHGMHGGHGSHGGHGGGHGGHGGGHGGPHNFPPPMPSMGGPPMPPNPNGLPPPWMQPPPPPMGQGPGPHGHPMGLLPPPMGMMPPPPPPPSNQPPPPPAGPLPPWQQQAPPPPPTSSMATSTPLPWQQNTTTTSSPGSGTLPPWQQPQQPATSGAQPPPPLGTPSMVPPPPGVQPPLPPGAPPPPPPPPPGSTGMMYAPPPPPPPMDPSNFVTMMGMGVPGMPPFGMPPAPPPPPPQN